A genomic region of Gossypium hirsutum isolate 1008001.06 chromosome D01, Gossypium_hirsutum_v2.1, whole genome shotgun sequence contains the following coding sequences:
- the LOC107921749 gene encoding ethylene-responsive transcription factor ERF024 — MMFESKALKGLLVSALAEEEGHQRWQFITTGRHPVYKGVRRRSSGKWVSEIREPRKPNRIWLGTFPTAEMAAIAYDVAALALKGQDAELNFHNSAASLPVPASTSPRDIQAAATSAATALGAANDALRNNSIAPPEKPSMADDFVDEDLIFDMPNVLSNMAEGMLLSPPRFDADQPPANNGGDDDENLWKFP; from the exons ATGATG TTTGAATCCAAAGCATTGAAGGGGTTGTTGGTTTCGGCCCTGGCGGAAGAAGAGGGG CACCAGCGGTGGCAGTTCATCACTACGGGTCGCCACCCGGTTTACAAGGGAGTAAGGCGTCGGAGTAGTGGCAAATGGGTGTCCGAAATTAGAGAGCCGAGGAAGCCCAATAGGATTTGGCTCGGCACCTTTCCCACTGCCGAAATGGCCGCTATTGCTTACGACGTTGCGGCGCTTGCACTAAAAGGCCAAGATGCTGAACTTAACTTTCACAACTCGGCTGCTTCTTTGCCTGTACCGGCTTCGACTTCCCCACGTGATATCCAGGCGGCTGCGACCTCTGCAGCGACGGCTTTGGGTGCTGCGAACGATGCTTTAAGAAACAATTCAATAGCGCCGCCTGAGAAACCTTCAATGGCCGATGATTTCGTGGATGAGGATTTGATCTTTGATATGCCTAATGTGCTTTCCAATATGGCTGAGGGGATGCTTCTTAGCCCTCCTCGCTTCGACGCCGATCAGCCACCCGCCAATAACGGTGGTGATGATGATGAAAACCTCTGGAAATTcccttaa